The following are encoded together in the Gasterosteus aculeatus chromosome 7, fGasAcu3.hap1.1, whole genome shotgun sequence genome:
- the syt4 gene encoding synaptotagmin-4 → MAPMVEEGARLVAVPVGVAVVSVFGLVFTVSAFAWICCQRKNAKSQKTPPYKFVHMLKGVDIYPESLSNKKKFAAHATMTTSDTGKTDVNGNCHTEAPMSPTSNGKLASSPNGSRQALHLDLEKRDLNGNFTTKPFHHHSQKVRSSPDLELPSPHAGFTQPGAMDRRDLPSPCSTLSSQAPTPAVEKPQVEDREGGLGTLHFSLEYQPEKKAFIVHIKEAHGLTPTDEQSLTSDPYIKLTLLPEKKHRVKTRVLRKTLDPAFEETFSFYGIPLARVSELALHFMVLSFDRFSRDEVIGETLVPLSGIDLSEGRVLMSREIIKKNVKKSSCRGELLLSLCYQSTTNTLTVVVLKARHLPKTENNGPTDPYVKVNMYQGKKRVCKKKTHVKKCSPNPVFNELFVFDLPSDEGLRDTSVELLLMDSDTGNSRCPNTVLGRLVLGTSVAGTPGEHWREICDHPRRQIAKWHGLSED, encoded by the exons ATGGCTCCAATGGTGGAGGAAGGAGCTCGGCTGG TGGCGGTGCCAGTAGGTGTCGCGGTGGTGAGCGTCTTCGGGCTCGTCTTCACTGTGTCGGCTTTTGCATGGATCTGTTGCCAGCGTAAAAACGCCAAGTCCCAGAAGACACCTCCCTACAAGTTTGTGCACATGCTCAAAGGGGTCGACATCTACCCGGAAAGTCTCAGCAACAAGAAGAAATTTGCTGCACATGCCACCATGACAACGAGCGACACCGGCAAAACCGATGTTAACGGAAACTGCCACACCGAGGCACCGATGAGTCCGACCAGCAACGGTAAACTGGCCTCAAGTCCAAACGGTTCCAGACAAGCTCTTCATCTGGATCTGGAGAAACGGGATCTGAATGGCAACTTTACCACCAAACCATTTCATCACCACAGCCAGAAGGTGCGCAGCTCCCCGGACTTGGAGCTGCCCTCTCCCCATGCAGGGTTCACACAACCTGGGGCGATGGACCGCCGTGATCTGCCTTCCCCATGCAGCACCCTCTCCAGCCAGGCGCCCACACCGGCTGTGGAAAAGCCCCAGGTAGAGGACAGGGAAGGCGGATTGGGGACCCTCCACTTTTCCCTGGAATACCAGCCAGAGAAGAAGGCATTCATCGTCCATATCAAG GAGGCCCACGGTCTGACTCCGACTGATGAGCAgtcgctgacctctgacccttacATCAAGCTGACCCTGCTGCCGGAGAAAAAGCACCGGGTGAAGACTAGAGTCCTGAGGAAGACTCTTGACCCCGCCTTTGAAGAGACCTTCAGCTTCTACGGCATCCCGCTGGCCCGAGTGTCAGAGTTGGCTCTTCACTTCATGGTGCTGAGCTTTGATAGGTTCTCCCGTGATGAGGTCATCGGAGAGACCCTTGTACCCTTGTCTGGGATAGACTTATCGGAGGGGCGTGTCCTGATGAGCAGAGAGATCATTAAGAAAAATGTCAAG AAGTCCTCGTGCCGCGGCGAGCTGCTGCTGTCCCTGTGTTACCAGTCCACCACCAACACGCTGACCGTGGTCGTCCTCAAAGCTCGCCACCTGCCCAAGACTGAAAACAACGGACCTACAG ATCCGTACGTTAAGGTGAACATGTACCAAGGGAAGAAGCGTGTGTGTAAGAAGAAGACCCACGTGAAGAAGTGCTCCCCCAACCCCGTCTTCAACGAGCTCTTTGTCTTTGATCTGCCCTCTGACGAGGGTCTGAGAGACACCagcgtggagctgctgctgatggacTCAGACACGGGCAACTCACGCTGCCCCAACACCGTCCTTGGGCGCCTGGTGCTGGGAACGTCGGTGGCGGGAACGCCTGGCGAGCACTGGAGGGAGATCTGTGACCACCCGCGTCGCCAGATTGCCAAGTGGCACGGCTTGTCAGAGGATTAG
- the LOC120822208 gene encoding urea transporter 2 has product MWIDTKADVEENSRTRASRSQRVMSGLLLCTGDMKHVDKYMHDKQFVLQLAVWGLRGVARVILANNPLSGALILAALFWDSPWQGLLGTLGVLASTLTAVIIGQDSAEVEGGLHGFNGMLVSLLMGVFSSAGPWYWWLLLPVCFCSAMCVFLFSGLSSVLDRWDLPVSVFPFNTIIVLYLLCTGPDNPYFPHHPAAQPGMTDHNGT; this is encoded by the exons ATGTGGATTGATACCAAAGCAGATGTGGAGGAGAACAGCAGGACTCGCGCCAGCCGCAGTCAGCGTGTGATGAGCGGCCTGCTGTTGTGTACTGGGGACATGAAGCATGTGGATAAGTACATGCATG ACAAGCAGTTTGTGCTGCAGCTGGCGGTGTGGGGCCTGAGAGGGGTGGCCAGAGTGATCCTGGCCAACAACCCGCTGAGCGGGGCTCTCATCCTGGCTGCACTGTTCTGGGACTCCCCCTGGCAGGGCCTGCTGGGAACTCTGGGTGTACTGGCCTCTACGCTAACAGCTGTAATCATAGGACAAGACAG tgcggaggtggaaggaggtctccaTGGTTTTAATGGCATGTTGGTGTCTCTGCTGATGGGAGTGTTCAGCTCTGCAGGACCTTGGTActggtggctgctgctgcctgtcTGCTTTTGCTCAGCTATGTG TGTCTTTCTGTTCAGTGGACTCTCCTCGGTGTTGGATCGCTGGGACTTGCCTGTCTCAGTGTTTCCCTTCAACACCATTATTGTCCTATACCTCCTCTGTACCGGCCCAGACAACCCTTACTTTCCGCACCACCCGGCTGCGCAACCAGGGATGACGGATCACAATGGCACCTAA